The Bacteroidota bacterium nucleotide sequence CTCTGCCATGAAGGTGTTCAATTTAGAGGCGTTGATGACATCCGCTGAAGCTTTTGATTTTGGTGCTGAAGTGAAACCCATGCAGATCAGAAGTCAGGAAGAAACCAGTGGGTTCGCCTTTGAAAATACGAATTTGACCTATGTAGGACTGGTTATCCCGTTTGCAATCTTTCTGCGGCTTTTCTTTAGGAAAACAGGCTATAACCTGGCTGAAATGGCTGTCGTTGCCCTCTATGCCGTATCCCATTCTGGTCTGGTTGGAATCATGTTGCTGCCAACCCTGGGATTGTTTGATTATAGTTTGCTCACGTACACAGCAATCGGGATGCTGCTTGGGTTGAGTTATTTTGCCTATATGTCGTTCAGCTTCTTTGGCCGCAGGCTCTGGCCGATGATTAAAACCTGGATGGCATATATAGCGGCTTATATCACGTTCATTATGGTATTCTCGACCGTCATCGTGGTATATCAACTCGTTATTCGGAATGAAATACAAAATAGGGAGTCGTGGCATCTTGGCAATGCAATAGAACTCAATCAGCCGACAAAACTCCGGCAATTACTGGCGGAAGGCTGGGATCCCAATGCTACAACCGGATTTACGCCGCTGCATCAGGCGGTTTTGGCCGAGCAGCCGGCCCTGATGTCGCATCTGGTATCTTTTGGCGCAGATTTAGAATCGCGTGACTACCTGGAAAACACACCCTTGTTGCTTGCGCTTGAGCGCCAAAACTGGCCTGCGGTGTACGAATTGGTATCGCTAGGGGCAAGTGCAACGGCGATATCTGCACGAGGAAGTTCGGTATTGATGGAAGCCCTGCGGCTTGATAATAGAAAGCTTGCAGCATGGGCCCTTGAAAATGGCGCTGATGTAAATGCGTACGTGCCGGAAGAAAACAGAGCAACAGCGCTTATGCTGGCTGCTGCTGATGATGACCTCGATATGGTTCAGCGCCTGCTTGATGCCGGCGCTGATCCGGATGTCCGCAACAGAAACGGCCGGAACGCACTCAACTACGCTGAAGAGCAACCCGTCATCGACCTGCTTGCTGCCGTAACAACACCCGTGGCACCTGATACAACGCTGGTTGGTGAGACTGAATAAGCGCTGTGATAGATAGACCTGTTCGAGAAACCCTTTAAGCCGCTGGTGGGTTTTGCCTCCTCGACCGATTAGGCAAGCCTTGCGGTTGTTCCGCTGTGATTTAGCATATAACGATATTAGATGACTGAACAAGCAGGGTACGTACAAGTCGAGGAAACGGCACCTCACGTTTCTACGGTTACGTTTTTTCACCCGGCGCACAACGCCATGCCCTCCCATTTGCTGGCTGCGTTGGCTCAGGCCATTAATACCCTGGGCCAAGATCCCGCTGTACGGATCATCGTGTTGAAAAGCGGTGGAGACCGTACCTTTTGCGCCGGCGCCAGTTTTGATGAACTGCTCCAGATTAACGATGCCGGATCAGGTGAAGCCTTCTTCTCTGGTTTTGCAGATGTCATCAATGCCTGCCGGCGGTGCCCGAAACTCATCATCGGACGCGTTCAAGGCAAAGCGATTGGTGGAGGGGTAGGTCTCGCCGCTGCAACCGATTATTGCGTTGCCACGAAGTATGCTGCGGTTAAGCTAAGCGAATTGGCCATAGGTATTGGTCCGTTTGTAGTCGGACCCGTAATCGAACGAAAAATTGGCCTTGCTGCTTTTAGTCATCTCACCCTCGCACCCACTACGTTTGCTTCGCCCGTGTGGGCACGTGAAAAAGGCCTCTTCAATGAGGTTTTTGAAACGGCTGAAGCAATGGACGAAGCCATTCAGGTTAAAGCAGCGCAGATGGCTACATACAACCCGGCTGCTCTGGAAGCCATGAAGCGGGCCTTTTGGCATGGTACCGACCACTGGGACATCCTGCTGGCGGAACGTGCCAGAACAAGCGGCGAACTTGTGCTTTCCGATTTTACCCGTAGTGCCCTTGAGGCCTTCAAAGAAGGGAGCCGCTCCTGAAACTGAGCCGGCGATATCAGGTGTTTAAAGAAACGTTGGAACTTAACATTACCAGAGAAATTTCTGATTGAAACACACAAAAAACATTGCCGGTGTGCCCACACCTTGTAACGACCTCTAATAAGCAGACAAGAAATATCGAAAACGCTTAATAAGTTGCAATATTTGCTGATTCCTACGTGGAAAGCAACGCGTTTTTTGATCAGCTTGTCTCGGCCCACATTTATATAGCTGCAACGCATTTTTGTAGCATGTCTTCTCTTTGTAGAACATTAAAGAAAAGATCCTAAAAGCCCAGGCAATTCATCGTATTGAAACGCAAGGTGTCTTCGCAAAGACACGCTAGAACGTTTCTTTATATCTGGAATCTGTTTGCCTTAAGTACGCTGATGTACTTTTCTATGTATAGACAAGCCATTACTCTTTGGGTGAGGATATGCCTCATCATTGTGTTGTGCATGTGTCAAATTTCGTTTGCACAGGGCCAGAATCAATCAGCGCAGCAAGCAGATGCGCTTCTCTATACGCGCGCTTCCGATATCAGACAAATGGATCTGGAAGATGCTGCCCGTGGACTACCTGTACAGTTAAAAGGCGTAATCACCTATTGTGATGATGCGTGGACAAGTGCTTTTGTACAGGATGAAACTGCGGGCATTTACTTACCGACGGGCTGTTCAGCATACGGTATCAAGACAGGGGACCTGGTTACTGTTGACGGCCGAACCAACCCCGGAGAATTTGTCCCAAGTGTTGTTGTTGATTCAATCCGCGTTGAAGGTGTCGCCCCCTTGCCAGAACCTGGCGGACGGTCGTTGGAACGCATTTTTTCAGGTAAACAAGACAGTCAATATATCCGTGCCTGGGGTGTTGTGCAGGCTGTAATGCGCATGCCGGACATGGATGCGGATGAGGTTGTAAACAGGAAGCCAAAAGGGGGGCATCCCATGCTGATTGTTGCAAATGATCAGCGCTCCTTTCATGTGGTACTGCCGGCAAAACCCCACATACCACTCCCTTTGCATTTGGTTGATCGCCGGATTCAACTGGATGGTGTAGCTGCTACTTTGTTCAATCCACAGCGGCAATTGCTCGGCATACGCGTTTTTGTACAAGATTTATCACAGATCAGCGTGCCATCATCCGAGCGAGCAGATCCGTTTAGCTTACCGCCAGATCCTGTAGTTTCGCTCAACCAGTTTGTACCTGAACGTGCAACCGGACACATGGTGCACGTCCGCGGCACCGTAACACAGCAATACAGTAACAAAGAGTTCTACATACGTGATGCTTCTGGTGCCACGCTTGTAGAACCCAAGAATCGTATACCTTCGTGCCCGGTGATATTGTGGATGTTGTCGGCTTTATTGAGATGGGTGAAAACAAGATTCATAACGCCCAACTTGTAAACGCAATAGTCAGGCAATACAGTGCAGGGGAGCCTCTAGCTCCGCTCAAGCTTACCCCGGTCGCCATTATTGATAATTTTCACGACGCAGAACTGGTTCGCATTTCGGGTACGTTGCTGAATGTAGAAGAACGGTATAATGACCGCGTAATATCCATTAATGCAGACGGGTATATTTTTCGCGCCCATGTGGCGGATTCGCAGGTTGTTCTTGATGATCTCAAACCAGGAAGCACGCTTGCCCTAACCGGAATTACGGTACTCGAAATGGGCACTACGCTGCAGCGTAATTACTCTTACGGATTCAGTTTACGTTTGTCTGACCGCGCTTCCATTGAAGTACTCGCGCAGCCGCCCTTGTTTACTGCTGAGTTACTTTTAACAGCGATTGGTATCCTGTTAGGTGTAGTGGTGCTTGGGTTTATCTGGGTAAATGTACTTAGGATGCAGGTAGGGCAGCAAACACGCGTCATCAATGAAAAAATGGAACAGGAAACAGCCTTGCGGCAGGTTGCCCAGGAAGCCAACAAGGCCAAGAGCGAATTTTTATCCGTGATGAGTCACGAAATTCGTACACCGATGAATGGTATTGTTGGGATGACCAGTTTGCTGGAAAGTACAAAAATTGATCAGGAGCAGCAGGAGTACATCGAGGTGATGAAACGGAGTGGCGAAAGCTTGCTGGAAATTGTAAACAGCATACTCAATTATTCGAGATTGGAATCGGGTAAATTTGTGTTGACGACCGCTGAGTTTTCCCCAAAAGCAGTTATACACCATGCCTTGGGTCGGATTCGCCCGGAAGCCACAGAAAAGCGCATAACACTCTCCTATACCATTGCGGCCGATGTGCCGGCCTATCTGCTAGGAGACCAGCACTGCTGCGCCCAAATTCTGGATATTCTGCTCTCCAATGCGGTCAAGTATACCAACGCTGGAACAGTGCACGTTGATGTGGAGAACCGCGGTGCCGCCGGCGGCGGGCTAGAAGTGGCCCTTGTTGTTAAAGACTCTGGCATTGGCATACCTGACGATAAGCTGCAAACCATTTTTGAGCCCTTCAGCCAGGTTGACTCGTCTTATGCGCGTAAATATGAAGGCACAGGACTTGGCCTGGCTACTTGCCAAAGTTGTGCCGCCTGATGGGGGGCGACGTTTCTGTTGTAAGTAACTTACAGAAAGGCTCGGTATTTACGGCTGTGGTCAGACTCGGTGCGTCCTCTCGAACGCCCGAACCAGAATCTTATGCTGCTGCCTGATACATATGCCCAATTACCCAAATAACAATCGGACTACCCATACAGCGATTAGCATGGCTGCAAGGTCTGCCGTTAATCCCGCCGGCACCGCATGACGCGTTTTCT carries:
- a CDS encoding ankyrin repeat domain-containing protein, whose amino-acid sequence is MATIENSASDRPRLTVAYLLKEGLRKFLNMERGWVRTASQLTLNPGKMLRAYIDGDRTGYIHPLSYLVLNGLIIFSAMKVFNLEALMTSAEAFDFGAEVKPMQIRSQEETSGFAFENTNLTYVGLVIPFAIFLRLFFRKTGYNLAEMAVVALYAVSHSGLVGIMLLPTLGLFDYSLLTYTAIGMLLGLSYFAYMSFSFFGRRLWPMIKTWMAYIAAYITFIMVFSTVIVVYQLVIRNEIQNRESWHLGNAIELNQPTKLRQLLAEGWDPNATTGFTPLHQAVLAEQPALMSHLVSFGADLESRDYLENTPLLLALERQNWPAVYELVSLGASATAISARGSSVLMEALRLDNRKLAAWALENGADVNAYVPEENRATALMLAAADDDLDMVQRLLDAGADPDVRNRNGRNALNYAEEQPVIDLLAAVTTPVAPDTTLVGETE
- a CDS encoding enoyl-CoA hydratase/isomerase family protein translates to MTEQAGYVQVEETAPHVSTVTFFHPAHNAMPSHLLAALAQAINTLGQDPAVRIIVLKSGGDRTFCAGASFDELLQINDAGSGEAFFSGFADVINACRRCPKLIIGRVQGKAIGGGVGLAAATDYCVATKYAAVKLSELAIGIGPFVVGPVIERKIGLAAFSHLTLAPTTFASPVWAREKGLFNEVFETAEAMDEAIQVKAAQMATYNPAALEAMKRAFWHGTDHWDILLAERARTSGELVLSDFTRSALEAFKEGSRS
- a CDS encoding histidine kinase dimerization/phospho-acceptor domain-containing protein, translating into MPGDIVDVVGFIEMGENKIHNAQLVNAIVRQYSAGEPLAPLKLTPVAIIDNFHDAELVRISGTLLNVEERYNDRVISINADGYIFRAHVADSQVVLDDLKPGSTLALTGITVLEMGTTLQRNYSYGFSLRLSDRASIEVLAQPPLFTAELLLTAIGILLGVVVLGFIWVNVLRMQVGQQTRVINEKMEQETALRQVAQEANKAKSEFLSVMSHEIRTPMNGIVGMTSLLESTKIDQEQQEYIEVMKRSGESLLEIVNSILNYSRLESGKFVLTTAEFSPKAVIHHALGRIRPEATEKRITLSYTIAADVPAYLLGDQHCCAQILDILLSNAVKYTNAGTVHVDVENRGAAGGGLEVALVVKDSGIGIPDDKLQTIFEPFSQVDSSYARKYEGTGLGLATCQSCAA